The proteins below come from a single Verrucomicrobiota bacterium genomic window:
- a CDS encoding LysM peptidoglycan-binding domain-containing protein, translating to MMKRSLNRIPSKHASNQRLRATAQRAPVKYAPEEHEVEEPNVKLSRAFVVVLLLHVVAVGGIFAFSALKDRQQAGSGTAKGRGESLPGNVAATTNQNELTPAANSTHRVKPGETLATIAMANGLAPHDLELANNLKPGAALVPGKDLVVPEKAALRPVPLNVQKLVENPKTAAPPKAGNNAAPDKGGTGPDKEAEDGSRSYVVQRGDTPALIARRLKVSAAELLKVNNIQDPRKLQVGQKLAVP from the coding sequence ATGATGAAACGTTCCCTTAACCGCATACCCAGCAAGCACGCCTCCAACCAACGCCTGCGCGCGACGGCCCAGCGCGCCCCGGTGAAATACGCGCCGGAGGAGCATGAGGTTGAAGAGCCCAACGTGAAACTATCCCGCGCTTTCGTGGTGGTGCTGCTGTTGCACGTCGTGGCGGTCGGCGGCATTTTTGCCTTCAGCGCGTTGAAAGACCGCCAGCAGGCCGGCAGCGGGACGGCGAAAGGCCGGGGGGAATCGCTCCCGGGCAACGTCGCGGCGACCACAAACCAGAACGAGTTGACGCCGGCGGCCAACTCCACCCACCGGGTCAAGCCGGGTGAAACGCTCGCAACGATCGCCATGGCCAACGGCCTCGCGCCTCACGACCTCGAGCTGGCCAACAACCTTAAGCCCGGCGCAGCGCTGGTTCCCGGCAAGGATCTGGTCGTTCCCGAGAAAGCGGCCCTGCGCCCGGTACCGCTGAACGTCCAGAAACTCGTGGAAAACCCCAAGACGGCGGCGCCCCCGAAAGCCGGCAACAACGCGGCCCCGGACAAGGGTGGCACCGGTCCCGATAAAGAGGCTGAAGACGGTTCCCGCAGTTACGTCGTCCAGCGCGGCGATACCCCGGCGCTGATCGCCAGGCGATTGAAAGTGAGTGCCGCCGAGCTGCTGAAGGTGAACAACATCCAGGACCCGCGGAAGCTGCAGGTCGGCCAAAAGCTGGCCGTTCCATAA
- the murD gene encoding UDP-N-acetylmuramoyl-L-alanine--D-glutamate ligase, with protein sequence MRFEGKRAAVLGLGSSGEAAAKLLCREGARVTVLDSGTPDPVRASGLAALGMTLVLGERANTVPGDYDLAVVSPGIAPAAPLFRRFVTRGTPLVGELELAFQCCRRPVIAITGTNGKTTTTQLIERVLNQAGVRTVACGNIGRPLSDALLEQERLDRFTLEVSSFQLETIQTFRPEVAVWLNLTPDHLDRYRDMDEYRQAKLRVFENQTAADFAVVNLADALPPLGARRITFSASMPGGDFWSKGDNLYHGDRHILSLRDTGLRGVHNLENVMATLGVALALGLDLAAAAEAIKSYRPLPHRCEPVGERAGVTFINDSKATNLDAMAKALESAEQPIVLIAGGKDKGFGYEPLRDLAARKVKRAVLIGEMAPAIEAAWLDRVPCLRAATLAEAVRAAAGAASAGDVVLFSPGTSSFDMFKSYADRGDQFRRIVQELPREDDETFP encoded by the coding sequence ATGAGATTCGAAGGAAAACGTGCGGCGGTCCTGGGTCTGGGCAGCAGCGGCGAGGCCGCGGCGAAGTTGTTATGCCGGGAAGGGGCCCGGGTGACGGTGCTTGACAGCGGTACGCCCGACCCCGTCCGGGCGAGCGGCCTGGCTGCGCTCGGCATGACGCTGGTCCTGGGGGAGCGCGCAAACACCGTGCCGGGTGATTATGATTTGGCCGTCGTCAGCCCCGGCATCGCCCCTGCAGCGCCGCTGTTCCGGAGGTTTGTGACCCGCGGGACGCCGTTGGTCGGGGAACTGGAGTTGGCCTTTCAATGCTGCCGCCGGCCGGTGATCGCCATCACGGGCACCAACGGCAAAACCACCACGACGCAGTTGATCGAACGCGTCCTGAACCAGGCAGGGGTAAGGACCGTCGCCTGCGGAAATATCGGACGGCCGCTCAGCGACGCGCTCCTGGAACAGGAGCGCCTGGACCGGTTCACCCTCGAGGTGAGCTCGTTCCAGCTGGAAACCATCCAAACGTTTCGCCCGGAGGTTGCGGTATGGCTTAACCTGACGCCGGATCACCTGGACCGTTACCGCGACATGGACGAGTACCGGCAGGCCAAGCTGCGGGTTTTTGAAAATCAGACGGCGGCTGATTTCGCGGTCGTCAACCTGGCCGATGCGCTGCCGCCGTTGGGAGCCCGGCGGATCACCTTCAGTGCCTCGATGCCGGGAGGCGATTTCTGGAGTAAGGGAGACAACCTCTACCACGGGGACCGGCATATCCTGAGCCTGCGTGACACCGGCCTGCGCGGTGTGCACAACCTCGAGAATGTCATGGCAACGCTGGGCGTTGCGCTGGCGCTCGGACTTGACCTCGCGGCGGCTGCTGAAGCGATCAAATCGTACCGCCCGCTGCCGCACCGCTGTGAACCGGTCGGTGAACGTGCCGGCGTGACGTTCATCAATGATTCCAAGGCGACGAACCTCGACGCCATGGCCAAGGCGCTGGAATCAGCCGAGCAGCCCATCGTTCTCATCGCCGGCGGCAAAGACAAAGGCTTCGGGTACGAGCCGTTACGGGATCTCGCCGCGCGAAAAGTGAAGCGGGCCGTGCTCATCGGCGAAATGGCGCCGGCGATCGAGGCAGCCTGGCTGGACCGGGTCCCGTGCCTGCGGGCGGCGACCCTGGCTGAAGCCGTGCGCGCGGCGGCCGGCGCCGCTTCGGCGGGCGACGTCGTCCTGTTCTCGCCCGGCACATCGTCTTTCGACATGTTCAAAAGCTACGCCGACCGCGGCGACCAGTTCCGCCGGATCGTTCAGGAGTTACCACGTGAAGATGATGAAACGTTCCCTTAA
- the ftsW gene encoding putative lipid II flippase FtsW: protein MHKQSAYLLVLAVGTLTLIGIVMLFSTGAYAPDNHGDEFSFLKKQSFWLGVGLTGVVVCSVVDYHWWQKTWHFWLGASIVLLTLCFIRPIGMRLNGSSRWVHAGPLTFQPSELAKLASVMFIAWWFSREEEVKRKFLQTFAFPFAVIGVILLLIITETDLGSTLLIGGTVLLMMFVAGTSLRYLGPLVLSGLVGLLAVAWRISERQSRLLAFLNPEKYQETEGHQQLMGLIAFGSGGIDGLGLGNGRQKMLYLPYAHTDFIFPVIGEELGLKVTLLVVFCYLLVLTAGILISLNAKDRFGMLAGFGLTTILALQAAINIGVTTSLLPNKGLPLPYISYGGSNLFFSLVCVGILINIYRQGKDTSSSDKTRLPVRIRHLKRI from the coding sequence ATGCACAAACAAAGCGCCTACCTCCTGGTGCTGGCCGTCGGGACGCTGACCCTGATCGGCATCGTCATGCTTTTCAGCACCGGCGCCTACGCCCCGGACAACCACGGGGACGAATTCAGCTTCTTAAAAAAGCAGAGTTTCTGGTTAGGGGTAGGTCTCACCGGAGTAGTCGTGTGTTCAGTGGTCGACTACCATTGGTGGCAGAAAACCTGGCACTTTTGGTTAGGCGCTTCGATCGTCCTCCTCACCCTTTGTTTCATCCGTCCGATCGGGATGCGGTTAAATGGTTCATCCCGCTGGGTGCACGCCGGGCCGCTGACCTTTCAACCGTCGGAGCTGGCCAAGCTGGCGTCGGTTATGTTCATCGCCTGGTGGTTTTCCAGAGAGGAGGAGGTTAAACGGAAGTTTCTGCAGACCTTCGCTTTTCCCTTCGCGGTGATCGGCGTCATTTTGCTGCTGATCATCACCGAGACGGACCTGGGCAGCACGCTGCTGATCGGCGGGACGGTCCTCCTGATGATGTTTGTCGCCGGCACCAGTTTGCGTTACCTGGGGCCGCTGGTGTTGAGCGGTCTGGTGGGTCTCCTGGCGGTGGCCTGGCGCATCTCCGAACGCCAGAGCCGGCTGCTCGCGTTTCTTAACCCGGAAAAATACCAGGAGACCGAAGGCCACCAGCAGTTGATGGGGCTCATCGCGTTCGGCTCCGGCGGGATCGACGGCCTCGGCCTGGGCAACGGGCGCCAGAAGATGTTGTACCTGCCTTACGCACACACCGACTTCATTTTCCCCGTCATCGGCGAGGAACTCGGCCTGAAGGTGACCTTGCTGGTGGTGTTCTGCTACCTGCTTGTCCTGACCGCGGGCATCCTGATCTCTCTGAATGCCAAGGACCGTTTCGGGATGCTCGCCGGGTTCGGCTTGACTACCATTCTGGCGCTGCAGGCGGCCATCAATATCGGGGTGACAACTTCGTTACTGCCTAACAAAGGTCTGCCGCTCCCTTATATCAGCTATGGAGGATCCAACTTATTCTTCAGCCTGGTCTGCGTCGGCATCCTCATTAACATCTACCGGCAGGGTAAGGATACCTCTTCCTCAGACAAAACGCGGCTCCCGGTGCGCATCCGCCACCTGAAGAGGATTTAG
- the murC gene encoding UDP-N-acetylmuramate--L-alanine ligase — protein MNLAVEEITTDLLLSGSRRVHLIGVAGSGMSGLAGLLLALGHEVSGSDRVSTGEIQRLQKLGLRFHLPQTAETVHGAELIIYSSAIRTGNPAFDEARRLGLPMLRRAEALAAVMSLKKGIVIAGMHGKTTTTAMAAHVLRCGRMKPSHYVGAEIPLLGTNAWWESEGEYFVAEGDESDGTLTQYKPEHCILLNVEEEHLDYYEDLPAIERVFRTFLEQTRGTAFYCVDDPHAARLGGAHPQAVSFGFGERADYRGGAVSATAFGSDFEVSGRGRFLGRVFLGVPGHHNVSNALGVIALALELGLEFRDVAGALESFRGARRRFEVKLAGPEYTVIDDYGHHPTEIRATLATAKALDCARILVMFQPHRYSRTLALKEEFGRAFAGAGLVYVTEVYAASERPIAGVDGNLIVSSARAQGFDQVHYFPKRQALHREVGRVARPGDLIISLGAGDIHEEAAKLVQDLQLAAELREVIGAGEVRLYEPLSKHTTLRVGGPAQFWVEPETCAGLSSLLAFCSARRLPVFVLGRGSNLLVRDGGIPGVVIHLDRGDFLSLKVRGHEIHAGAGLRLKQVCAAARTAGLGGFEWMEGIPGSVGGCLRMNAGAMGSEAFQQVVSVQTMNVRGEFETLYPDQMDVRYRNVPALSDRIAVSAGFRGFPASLDEINDRLEASIRKRKATQPIAASAGCIFKNPVECPAGRLVEELGLKNLSAGAARVSEVHGNFIVNDGGAKASDVLDLIEEIRSVAKRSRGIDLETEVQIIGVADA, from the coding sequence ATGAATTTAGCGGTAGAAGAAATCACGACCGACCTCCTCTTAAGCGGTTCCCGGCGCGTCCACCTCATCGGCGTCGCGGGATCCGGCATGAGCGGTTTGGCGGGGTTGCTGCTGGCGTTAGGGCATGAGGTCAGCGGCTCGGATCGCGTCAGCACGGGCGAGATCCAAAGGCTGCAGAAGCTCGGTCTGAGGTTTCACCTGCCGCAGACGGCAGAAACCGTCCACGGGGCTGAGTTAATCATTTACTCGTCGGCGATCCGGACCGGGAACCCTGCTTTCGACGAGGCGCGTCGTCTCGGGCTGCCGATGCTGCGCCGGGCTGAAGCGCTTGCCGCCGTGATGTCATTGAAGAAGGGCATCGTGATTGCCGGGATGCACGGCAAAACGACGACCACGGCGATGGCCGCCCACGTCTTGCGCTGCGGCCGGATGAAGCCGTCCCACTACGTCGGCGCAGAAATTCCCCTGCTCGGCACGAACGCCTGGTGGGAAAGCGAAGGCGAATACTTCGTGGCGGAAGGGGACGAGAGCGACGGCACCCTGACCCAGTATAAGCCGGAGCATTGCATCCTTCTGAACGTCGAGGAGGAACACCTCGATTACTACGAAGATCTTCCGGCGATCGAGCGCGTGTTCCGGACGTTTCTTGAACAGACGCGCGGCACGGCCTTTTACTGCGTGGATGACCCGCACGCGGCGCGGCTGGGCGGGGCGCACCCGCAGGCCGTCAGCTTCGGATTCGGCGAGCGCGCCGATTACCGAGGCGGCGCGGTTTCGGCCACCGCGTTCGGCTCGGATTTTGAAGTCAGTGGCCGCGGCCGCTTTTTGGGGCGGGTCTTCCTCGGGGTACCGGGACACCACAACGTAAGCAACGCGCTTGGGGTGATCGCCCTGGCCCTTGAACTCGGCCTTGAATTCAGGGACGTGGCCGGCGCGCTCGAGTCGTTCCGCGGCGCTCGCCGCCGGTTTGAGGTGAAGCTGGCCGGCCCGGAATACACGGTCATCGACGATTACGGCCACCATCCTACCGAGATCAGGGCGACCCTCGCCACGGCCAAGGCTTTGGATTGCGCGCGCATCCTGGTGATGTTCCAACCGCATCGCTACAGCCGCACCCTGGCGCTCAAGGAAGAATTCGGACGGGCGTTTGCGGGCGCCGGCCTGGTCTATGTAACTGAAGTTTATGCGGCCAGCGAACGGCCGATCGCGGGAGTTGACGGCAACCTGATCGTGAGTTCGGCGCGGGCGCAAGGCTTCGACCAAGTCCATTACTTTCCGAAACGCCAGGCCTTGCATCGTGAAGTCGGCCGGGTGGCGCGGCCGGGCGACCTGATCATCAGCCTCGGGGCTGGGGACATCCACGAAGAGGCCGCCAAACTGGTGCAGGATTTGCAATTGGCGGCCGAACTGCGCGAAGTGATCGGCGCGGGCGAGGTCCGCCTCTACGAGCCGCTTTCGAAACATACTACCCTGCGGGTGGGCGGACCGGCGCAATTCTGGGTCGAGCCGGAAACGTGCGCCGGGCTGTCCAGCCTGCTGGCCTTTTGCTCCGCGCGGCGCTTGCCGGTTTTTGTGCTCGGACGGGGGTCGAACCTGCTCGTGCGCGACGGCGGCATCCCCGGAGTCGTGATTCACCTCGACCGCGGCGATTTCCTCTCCCTCAAGGTGCGAGGCCACGAGATCCATGCCGGGGCCGGGCTCCGGCTGAAGCAGGTTTGCGCGGCTGCCCGAACGGCGGGCCTGGGCGGTTTCGAGTGGATGGAAGGCATTCCCGGCAGCGTGGGGGGGTGCCTCCGGATGAACGCCGGCGCCATGGGGTCGGAAGCGTTTCAACAGGTCGTCAGCGTGCAAACGATGAACGTGCGCGGCGAGTTTGAGACCTTGTATCCGGACCAGATGGACGTGCGCTACCGCAACGTGCCGGCCCTGTCGGACCGTATCGCCGTGTCAGCGGGGTTTCGAGGTTTCCCGGCCTCCCTCGACGAAATCAATGACCGCCTCGAGGCGTCGATCCGGAAACGAAAAGCCACCCAGCCGATCGCGGCGAGTGCGGGGTGTATCTTCAAAAATCCGGTTGAATGCCCTGCGGGCAGGCTGGTGGAAGAACTCGGGTTAAAAAACCTGTCGGCCGGCGCAGCCCGCGTATCGGAAGTGCATGGCAATTTCATCGTGAACGACGGGGGCGCCAAGGCTTCCGACGTGCTCGATCTGATCGAGGAAATTCGGAGTGTAGCCAAACGGAGCCGAGGCATCGACCTCGAGACGGAAGTTCAGATTATAGGAGTTGCGGATGCATAG
- a CDS encoding FtsQ-type POTRA domain-containing protein, which translates to MVKKIPPRQNRRVSTGRQRRDQYLLDVKVRAHKAAAQRTQRVIFLSCILVTALAVVGGITFGTKSALNALFFKNPDYRVKTIEIVSDGNLSREAILRACNLSEGMNIFSVNLPQVRESLGSLPQIEDSRVERILPDRLVIKVQERRPVAWVVPPETNLASFNFENAYLIDRRGVLLKTKSIAPEYRGLPAISGVKTSNYSPGQALDQDEVRAALDLIRINSEILQTRFQIRSIDVSKGYCLVATDRQKASVTFNLDNLEWQLHRLALLLDYCEQNSKALQTANLMAERNVPVTFVPEETPETLDDPEEIDQQPEVIIPHNAAKPAGKVIIGRNKAEGRRTKGGVPKKASHVRHAL; encoded by the coding sequence ATGGTAAAAAAAATTCCGCCCAGGCAGAATCGCCGGGTCTCGACGGGACGCCAGCGTCGCGATCAATACCTGCTCGACGTCAAGGTGCGCGCGCACAAAGCGGCCGCGCAACGGACCCAACGCGTGATTTTTTTGTCCTGTATTCTGGTGACGGCGCTGGCCGTCGTGGGCGGCATCACCTTCGGTACAAAGAGCGCCTTGAATGCGCTCTTTTTCAAAAACCCGGATTACCGCGTCAAAACCATCGAGATCGTCTCGGACGGCAATCTTAGCCGGGAAGCCATCCTGCGGGCCTGCAATCTGAGCGAGGGCATGAACATTTTCTCGGTCAACCTCCCGCAGGTACGGGAAAGTCTCGGCAGCCTTCCGCAGATCGAAGACAGCCGCGTCGAACGCATTCTCCCCGATCGTCTGGTGATCAAAGTCCAGGAACGGCGCCCGGTGGCGTGGGTGGTTCCTCCGGAGACAAACCTGGCCTCGTTTAACTTCGAAAACGCCTACCTCATTGACCGGCGGGGCGTTCTGCTCAAAACCAAATCCATCGCCCCCGAGTACCGCGGCCTGCCTGCGATTTCAGGGGTCAAGACCAGCAACTATTCGCCCGGGCAGGCACTCGATCAGGACGAAGTGCGGGCAGCATTGGACCTTATCCGGATCAACTCCGAGATCCTGCAGACCCGCTTCCAGATCCGGAGCATTGACGTCTCGAAAGGGTATTGCCTGGTCGCCACCGACCGCCAAAAGGCCAGCGTGACGTTTAACCTGGATAACCTCGAGTGGCAACTGCACCGGCTCGCCCTCCTGCTCGACTACTGCGAGCAGAACAGCAAGGCGCTGCAAACAGCGAACCTGATGGCCGAACGCAACGTGCCCGTGACCTTCGTCCCGGAGGAAACGCCTGAAACGCTGGATGACCCCGAGGAAATCGATCAGCAGCCCGAGGTCATCATCCCCCACAACGCCGCCAAACCCGCCGGCAAGGTTATCATCGGCAGAAACAAGGCCGAGGGCCGGAGAACAAAGGGCGGGGTGCCGAAAAAAGCGTCGCACGTACGGCATGCCCTCTAA
- the murG gene encoding undecaprenyldiphospho-muramoylpentapeptide beta-N-acetylglucosaminyltransferase: protein MNVAIACGGTGGHLFPGIAVAEVLQARGHQVLLLISEKPVDATAVRDRTEFRIERIPAIGLPRLVSADLPRFAFKAVKGFARCQRVYRDFQPQAVLGMGGFTSTAPILAGRVRRLPTFVHESNAIPGKANRLNARLASRVLVGFEDCRRFFPRARVEVTGTPVRASLRSTVDCAAARRDLGLKTDFQTVLIMGGSQGAHGINQATLATLTRFAGRPVQFIHLTGTQDQNSVSESYKSAGIPAFVGAFYHRMQDVYGAADLAVARSGAASLAELAYFGVPSVLIPFPYAAENHQLLNAEIFARQGAAEVIQEARVDKDTLGSLIDRLLADGAGRRQMAARMRALAPQDSAERIARLIETSVK from the coding sequence ATGAACGTGGCGATTGCATGCGGCGGCACGGGAGGGCACCTGTTTCCAGGGATTGCCGTTGCCGAAGTGCTGCAGGCGCGCGGTCACCAGGTGTTGCTGCTGATCTCCGAAAAACCGGTCGACGCGACGGCGGTGCGGGACCGGACCGAGTTCCGCATCGAGCGCATTCCCGCAATCGGGTTGCCGCGCCTCGTCTCGGCGGACCTGCCGCGATTTGCCTTCAAGGCGGTGAAAGGGTTTGCCCGGTGCCAGCGGGTGTATCGGGATTTCCAGCCGCAGGCGGTGCTGGGGATGGGCGGCTTTACGTCCACCGCGCCGATCCTCGCCGGCCGGGTACGCCGTTTACCTACCTTTGTGCACGAATCGAACGCTATCCCGGGTAAAGCGAACCGTCTGAATGCCCGGCTGGCCAGCCGCGTGTTGGTCGGGTTTGAGGATTGCCGCCGTTTTTTTCCCAGGGCTCGCGTCGAGGTAACTGGAACACCGGTCCGGGCGAGCCTGCGCAGTACCGTCGACTGCGCTGCGGCGCGACGCGACCTGGGGTTGAAAACAGATTTTCAGACCGTGTTGATAATGGGCGGCAGCCAGGGCGCGCACGGGATCAACCAGGCGACCCTGGCAACCCTGACGCGTTTCGCCGGCCGTCCCGTTCAATTCATTCACCTCACCGGGACGCAGGATCAAAACAGCGTTTCGGAAAGTTATAAAAGCGCGGGCATCCCGGCGTTTGTGGGCGCGTTTTACCATCGCATGCAGGACGTTTACGGGGCAGCCGATCTCGCGGTGGCGCGTTCCGGAGCCGCGAGCCTGGCTGAGCTTGCTTACTTCGGGGTACCCAGCGTGCTGATCCCATTTCCGTACGCGGCGGAAAATCATCAACTTTTAAATGCGGAAATATTTGCGAGGCAGGGGGCGGCTGAAGTAATACAGGAGGCGCGGGTCGACAAAGACACGCTTGGCTCATTGATAGACCGGCTTCTGGCGGATGGCGCCGGGAGAAGGCAGATGGCAGCACGAATGCGGGCGTTGGCCCCGCAGGATTCAGCCGAGCGAATTGCCCGGTTGATCGAGACATCCGTCAAATGA
- the ftsA gene encoding cell division protein FtsA: protein MAKDNIFAGLEIGTSKVCVVVAEARHDGTVKVLGIGTVPSRGIRKGEIVDFETAKRCVHDAIVDAEEKSDVDISEVYLGITGGHIRSFNNRGVVLLEDDREEIEEHDLKEVCKNACDVSLPEQNTILHTIVQRYYVDGRDGVLNPVGLFGKQLEADYHIVYGIGNRIKNAIRCVKELDLETTDVVINSFATAQAILDKNQRQLGAIVIDIGGGTTDYVVYVGGAVRQSGVLGVGGDHITNDISIGLKIPTARAERLKIEEGNVNLGTTRPDETIVLKDETGFAGREVEREVLNQIIHARLREILEVVRRQIEADQKSLDLVGAGVFITGGCSQIRGLESLAMEVFSMPVQIAHALPIAGVTSAFENPQYATALGLVRYAQFMHMDRPAPRSIFGRLKRFFFA from the coding sequence ATGGCTAAAGATAATATTTTCGCAGGCCTTGAGATCGGTACCTCGAAGGTTTGCGTCGTGGTGGCCGAAGCGCGTCATGACGGCACCGTAAAGGTATTGGGCATCGGGACGGTTCCCTCGCGCGGTATCCGGAAGGGCGAGATCGTTGATTTCGAAACGGCAAAACGCTGCGTGCACGATGCCATCGTTGATGCCGAGGAAAAAAGCGACGTCGACATCAGTGAAGTCTATCTCGGTATCACCGGCGGCCACATCCGCAGTTTCAACAACCGGGGCGTGGTCCTGCTGGAAGACGATCGCGAGGAAATCGAGGAGCACGACCTTAAAGAGGTGTGCAAGAACGCGTGCGACGTCAGCCTGCCGGAACAAAACACGATCCTGCACACGATCGTCCAGCGTTACTACGTGGACGGCCGGGACGGCGTGCTCAACCCGGTGGGGCTGTTCGGCAAACAGCTGGAGGCGGATTACCACATTGTTTACGGGATCGGTAACCGGATCAAGAACGCCATCCGCTGCGTCAAGGAACTCGATCTGGAGACGACGGACGTGGTGATCAACTCGTTCGCCACGGCCCAGGCGATTCTCGACAAGAACCAACGGCAACTCGGCGCCATTGTGATCGACATCGGCGGGGGTACCACCGATTACGTCGTGTACGTCGGCGGCGCCGTCCGTCAAAGCGGCGTCCTGGGCGTCGGCGGCGACCACATCACCAACGACATTTCCATCGGCCTGAAAATCCCGACCGCACGCGCCGAAAGACTGAAGATTGAAGAAGGCAACGTCAACCTGGGCACCACCCGTCCCGATGAAACGATCGTCCTGAAAGACGAGACGGGGTTTGCCGGCCGGGAAGTTGAGCGCGAAGTTCTGAACCAGATTATCCATGCGCGGCTCCGGGAAATCCTGGAGGTCGTGCGTCGTCAGATCGAGGCGGATCAGAAGAGCCTGGACCTGGTGGGCGCCGGCGTTTTCATTACCGGCGGCTGCAGTCAGATTCGCGGGTTGGAATCTCTGGCGATGGAAGTGTTCAGCATGCCCGTACAGATCGCGCACGCGTTGCCGATCGCCGGGGTGACCTCGGCCTTCGAGAACCCGCAGTATGCGACCGCCCTGGGGCTTGTCCGGTATGCCCAGTTCATGCACATGGACCGGCCGGCCCCGAGAAGCATTTTTGGCCGGTTGAAACGTTTTTTTTTCGCCTGA
- a CDS encoding D-alanine--D-alanine ligase: MHSFLAGQKVVVLCGGPGAEREVSLRSGAAVGKALRALDAEVVLMDAGADGTLQLPDAVDVVFNALHGTFGEDGTVQRLLEEQGVPYTGENVAGSRLAFDKIASKQRFIERGVPTAAYITVRRGDSGRPSFALPAVVKVPCQGSSVGIYIVRTEAEFDAAVAAAFAQTGEILIEEFVEGRELTVGILGRQALPVIEIRPKGGFYSYENKYTWTNRGGAAEHECPAALDPAVTRLVQETALAAHRALDLEVYSRVDVILDRRGRPYVLEVNTIPGMTETSLLPEAAGVAGLSMPKLCEKIVELSLDKRTSNQRQW, translated from the coding sequence ATGCATAGTTTTCTGGCGGGACAAAAGGTGGTGGTATTGTGCGGCGGTCCTGGCGCGGAGCGCGAGGTGTCGCTCCGGTCAGGCGCGGCGGTGGGCAAAGCGTTGCGGGCGCTCGACGCGGAAGTCGTCCTGATGGATGCAGGAGCGGATGGAACCCTTCAGTTGCCCGACGCCGTGGATGTGGTGTTCAACGCGCTGCACGGGACCTTCGGCGAGGATGGCACGGTCCAGCGCCTGCTTGAGGAGCAAGGGGTGCCGTACACCGGGGAGAACGTGGCCGGCAGCCGGTTGGCATTCGACAAGATCGCATCCAAACAGCGCTTCATCGAGCGCGGCGTGCCGACGGCGGCCTACATCACCGTACGCAGGGGGGATTCCGGCCGGCCGAGCTTCGCTTTGCCGGCGGTGGTCAAGGTCCCCTGCCAGGGGTCCAGCGTCGGCATTTACATCGTCAGGACCGAAGCGGAATTCGACGCTGCCGTGGCGGCGGCTTTCGCTCAGACCGGCGAAATTCTGATCGAGGAATTTGTCGAAGGCCGCGAACTCACGGTCGGCATCCTGGGCAGGCAGGCGCTGCCGGTGATCGAGATCCGGCCGAAAGGCGGTTTCTACAGTTACGAAAACAAGTATACCTGGACCAACCGGGGGGGCGCCGCGGAACACGAGTGCCCGGCCGCGCTGGATCCCGCGGTCACCCGCCTCGTCCAGGAAACCGCGCTGGCCGCGCATCGTGCGCTCGATCTGGAAGTCTACTCGCGAGTGGACGTTATCCTGGACCGGCGAGGCCGGCCCTACGTGCTGGAGGTCAACACCATCCCGGGAATGACCGAAACCAGCCTGCTGCCTGAGGCCGCCGGGGTTGCCGGCCTTTCCATGCCGAAGCTTTGCGAAAAGATCGTTGAGCTCTCCCTCGACAAGCGGACCTCGAACCAGCGCCAATGGTAA